Proteins encoded in a region of the Sphingomonas sp. HMP9 genome:
- a CDS encoding CoA pyrophosphatase codes for MSLTERLTAALAKGAGSHMILLTGDQHDGDLTAADTLLPAAVLIAVTDRANPGVILTQRTDTMSRHPGQIAFPGGRIDPGEDIVTAALREAEEEIALPRDQVRVIGEADSYRTVTGFQVTPVIGIIPPDLVFTPSEAEVASVFEVPLAFLLDDANHVEATLEWQGHDRHYYEIMWNERRIWGATAAMIVNLARRLRWS; via the coding sequence ATGAGCCTGACGGAACGGCTGACCGCGGCGCTGGCGAAGGGCGCCGGGTCGCACATGATCCTGCTGACCGGCGACCAGCATGACGGCGATCTCACCGCCGCCGACACGCTGCTGCCCGCCGCGGTCCTGATCGCAGTGACCGACCGCGCCAATCCCGGCGTGATCCTGACCCAGCGGACCGATACGATGAGCCGCCATCCCGGCCAAATCGCGTTCCCCGGCGGCCGGATCGATCCCGGCGAGGACATCGTCACGGCCGCCCTTCGCGAGGCCGAGGAGGAGATCGCACTGCCGCGCGATCAGGTTCGGGTGATCGGCGAGGCCGACAGCTACCGTACCGTCACCGGGTTCCAGGTGACGCCGGTGATCGGTATCATCCCCCCGGACCTGGTCTTTACGCCTAGCGAAGCCGAAGTCGCCAGCGTCTTCGAGGTCCCGCTCGCATTCCTGCTCGACGACGCGAACCATGTCGAGGCGACGCTCGAATGGCAGGGCCACGACCGGCATTATTACGAGATCATGTGGAACGAGCGCCGCATCTGGGGCGCGACCGCCGCGATGATCGTCAACCTCGCGCGTCGCCTGAGATGGTCTTGA
- a CDS encoding CCA tRNA nucleotidyltransferase, whose protein sequence is MVLILPGASWRDREGLDALTKVLGAGGAGGDGESRFVGGAVRDTLLGIDVADVDIATRLPPQEVIERLQDARIKAVPTGLAHGTITAVTAAGPIEVTTLRRDVSTDGRHAIIAYTDDWREDAARRDFTMNALYADPATGEIFDYFGGLDDLAARRVRFIGDPLQRIAEDHLRILRFFRFHARFGTTIDAAGLDACTARANDLMALSRERIASEVLKLLVAANAVPVVALMVERGIFRAVLPEIDAAGAARLGLLAERETDAGIAPDPIRRLAMAIAPAAAEAVGARLKLSNLDRKRLIAATAGPGEEGPRALAYRVGVPGAIDRLFIAGADVSAIKDWTPPAFPFSGGALVERGLRKGPDVAAMLRRVETQWIKEGFPDAGRVAAIADALVAAVSA, encoded by the coding sequence ATGGTCTTGATACTCCCCGGCGCATCGTGGCGCGACCGCGAGGGCCTCGACGCACTGACCAAGGTGCTCGGCGCAGGTGGCGCAGGTGGCGACGGCGAATCGCGCTTCGTCGGCGGCGCGGTACGCGATACGTTGCTCGGGATCGACGTCGCCGATGTCGACATCGCCACCCGCCTGCCCCCGCAGGAGGTGATCGAACGTCTGCAGGACGCCCGGATCAAGGCGGTTCCGACCGGCCTCGCGCACGGCACCATCACAGCCGTCACCGCCGCGGGTCCGATCGAGGTGACGACCCTGCGTCGCGACGTCTCGACCGACGGTCGTCACGCGATCATCGCCTATACCGACGACTGGCGCGAGGACGCGGCACGACGCGACTTCACGATGAACGCACTCTATGCCGATCCGGCAACGGGCGAGATCTTCGACTATTTCGGTGGCCTCGACGATCTCGCGGCACGGCGCGTCCGCTTCATCGGCGACCCGTTGCAGCGGATTGCCGAGGATCATCTGCGGATTCTCCGCTTCTTCCGCTTCCACGCACGGTTCGGCACGACGATCGACGCGGCAGGCCTCGACGCGTGTACCGCGCGTGCCAACGACCTGATGGCGCTTTCCCGCGAACGCATCGCTAGCGAAGTGCTCAAGCTGCTGGTCGCCGCCAACGCGGTCCCGGTCGTGGCACTGATGGTCGAGCGCGGCATCTTCCGCGCGGTGCTGCCCGAGATCGACGCTGCGGGAGCCGCGCGTCTTGGCCTCCTGGCCGAACGCGAGACGGACGCCGGTATCGCGCCGGACCCGATCCGTCGGCTTGCCATGGCGATCGCGCCTGCTGCGGCCGAAGCGGTCGGCGCGCGACTGAAGCTATCCAATCTCGACCGCAAACGTCTGATTGCCGCCACCGCCGGCCCCGGTGAAGAAGGTCCGCGCGCACTGGCCTATCGCGTCGGCGTGCCCGGAGCGATCGACCGCCTGTTCATCGCGGGCGCGGACGTATCTGCCATCAAGGACTGGACGCCGCCCGCGTTTCCGTTCTCCGGGGGGGCGCTGGTCGAACGCGGACTTCGCAAAGGTCCGGATGTCGCGGCAATGCTGCGCCGGGTCGAGACGCAGTGGATCAAGGAGGGGTTTCCCGACGCGGGACGCGTGGCAGCCATCGCCGACGCACTGGTGGCCGCCGTCTCCGCCTAG
- a CDS encoding putative bifunctional diguanylate cyclase/phosphodiesterase: protein MPLPALEETARPIVTSDMVARGLELVPIPAVHVVLNAGQFELLAMNRAYRLAGFGVVAERSPMIVELGDQIRAFLASQQTRSDFDWVMGDEIDCRHYRVTIARSDPGFRDRCTVSFIDLTSQVQTERSLRREMTTDSLTGLLNRDGFADLIEEIEDHAASAVLAIDLDRFGRLNSCLGSLAGDELLITVARRIKGALRGRDTLARIGGDQFGILMSIDNDREEAQGLADRIHRTLTTPFRLTDYEISVECSVGIAFGADESGDSVELVRHAQFAVKRAKVSGRAEFYQVQDFAIARAQFGMETALRRAIEHRDLRLAYQPICDLATGRIVSFEALARWTDQDGHEHSPTEFIAVAEESGLIVPLGRWAIEEAAHTLARWDAASGGPCGVRLAVNLSAIQLQRDAIAPVLQAALDSTGLAGNRFTLELTESAIVSDPDRIAVTMHALKALGTNLAMDDFGTGYSNLASLQKLPIDILKIDRSFVTGMLADRDKVSIVRAILSLAQALGMRTTAEGIETNELAQTLAALGCTYGQGYFYARPLEADAAYAMIQPGVTPN from the coding sequence ATGCCATTGCCCGCCCTCGAAGAGACTGCAAGGCCGATCGTGACGAGCGATATGGTTGCGCGCGGGCTCGAACTCGTGCCGATCCCCGCCGTCCACGTCGTGTTGAACGCCGGGCAGTTCGAGCTGTTGGCCATGAACCGTGCCTATCGTCTGGCGGGGTTCGGCGTCGTTGCCGAGCGCTCGCCGATGATCGTCGAACTCGGCGATCAGATCCGCGCGTTTCTTGCGTCGCAGCAAACGCGGTCCGATTTCGACTGGGTCATGGGCGACGAGATCGACTGTCGACACTATCGCGTCACGATCGCGCGATCGGATCCCGGGTTTCGCGATCGGTGTACGGTGAGCTTCATCGACCTGACCTCGCAGGTGCAGACCGAGCGCAGTCTGCGCCGCGAGATGACGACCGACAGCCTGACGGGTCTGCTGAACCGCGACGGGTTTGCAGACCTGATCGAGGAGATCGAGGATCATGCGGCGAGCGCGGTGCTGGCGATCGATCTCGATCGGTTCGGCCGGCTCAATTCGTGCCTGGGCTCGCTGGCGGGCGACGAACTGCTCATCACCGTCGCGCGTCGGATCAAGGGTGCGCTGCGCGGGCGGGACACGCTGGCGCGGATCGGTGGCGATCAATTCGGTATCCTGATGTCGATCGATAATGATCGGGAGGAGGCGCAGGGGCTGGCCGATCGGATCCACCGGACGCTGACGACGCCGTTCCGGTTGACCGATTACGAGATCAGCGTCGAGTGCTCGGTCGGCATCGCCTTTGGCGCGGACGAGTCCGGCGACAGCGTCGAGCTCGTCCGCCACGCGCAGTTCGCGGTCAAGCGTGCGAAGGTCAGCGGTCGCGCCGAATTCTACCAGGTCCAGGATTTCGCGATCGCTCGCGCCCAATTCGGCATGGAGACCGCGCTGCGACGCGCGATCGAGCACCGCGACCTGCGGCTGGCGTATCAACCGATCTGCGATCTCGCGACTGGTCGGATCGTCTCGTTCGAGGCCTTGGCGCGCTGGACCGACCAGGACGGGCATGAACATTCGCCGACCGAATTCATCGCCGTTGCCGAGGAGTCGGGACTGATCGTGCCCCTGGGTCGATGGGCGATCGAGGAGGCGGCGCACACGCTGGCGCGCTGGGATGCCGCGAGTGGCGGGCCATGCGGCGTGAGGCTGGCGGTGAACCTCTCGGCGATCCAGCTGCAGCGCGATGCGATCGCGCCGGTGCTACAGGCCGCGCTCGACTCGACGGGGCTGGCCGGAAACCGTTTCACGCTCGAGCTCACCGAAAGCGCGATCGTGTCGGACCCCGACCGGATAGCGGTTACGATGCACGCGCTGAAGGCGCTTGGCACGAACCTGGCCATGGACGACTTCGGCACCGGCTATTCGAATCTGGCCTCCCTCCAGAAGCTGCCGATCGACATCCTCAAGATCGATCGCAGCTTCGTGACCGGGATGCTGGCGGACCGCGACAAGGTGTCGATCGTCCGGGCGATCCTGAGCCTGGCGCAGGCGCTCGGGATGCGGACGACGGCCGAGGGGATCGAAACGAACGAGCTCGCGCAGACCCTGGCGGCTTTGGGTTGTACGTATGGGCAGGGGTATTTCTACGCGCGGCCGCTTGAGGCGGATGCGGCGTATGCGATGATCCAGCCCGGCGTTACACCGAACTAG